One region of Syntrophobacter fumaroxidans MPOB genomic DNA includes:
- a CDS encoding MASE3 domain-containing protein, with protein sequence MEGQFVRQRRLAAVVASLLILAALFVVSRFNYLLFHSLAEMFSVVIACSIFVVAWNSRHFLNNGYLLLIGIAYLFVGTLDTLHMLSYKGMGVFPGDSADTPTQLWIASRYMESIALLVAPTLMTRRIDAGRVFGWFLAATGILLFAIFPANVFPVCYVEGVGLTPFKKASEYIICLTLAAAIVLLLRQRRFFDPGVLRLLVGSIAAAIVCELAFTFYVGVYDLSNLTGHFFKIISFTLTYKAIVETGLVKPYNLLFRDLKLGEAALRAANDQLENKVRARTAELSEANEALASEVVERKQAEAALRRSELKYRELVEHANSIILRLDAQGKILFFNEFAQNFFGFREGEILGRQAVGTIVPETETSGRDLASMMRRMLSDPEVYSSNEYENMRRNGERVWVAWTNKAIRDGNGRIAEILCIGNDISARRRIEEELERSNRELQEFAFIASHDLKEPLRKVMAFGDRLHSRFGERLDEDGRDYLARMRKAAFRMQNLIESLLNYSRVTTKAETFSTVDLNVLIKEILSDLETSIAENGVRIEVERLPIIQADSNQMRQLFQNLISNALKYHGTEAPFVGIRGKKAAPTPGGTGSGGPSWYQVLVEDNGIGFDEKYLDRIFAPFQRLHGRDAYEGTGMGLAICRKIMERHGGTLTANSTPGRGSTFIVTLPARSVRSAP encoded by the coding sequence ATGGAAGGACAATTCGTACGGCAACGAAGGCTCGCAGCGGTGGTCGCAAGCCTGCTGATCCTTGCGGCGCTGTTTGTGGTGAGCCGGTTCAATTACCTGCTGTTTCACAGCCTGGCGGAAATGTTCAGTGTCGTGATCGCCTGCTCGATTTTCGTCGTCGCCTGGAACTCCCGCCATTTCCTGAACAACGGCTATCTTCTCCTTATCGGCATCGCCTATCTGTTCGTGGGCACGCTGGACACGCTGCACATGCTCTCCTACAAGGGCATGGGAGTGTTCCCGGGCGATTCGGCCGACACTCCCACGCAATTGTGGATCGCCTCCCGCTACATGGAAAGCATCGCCCTGCTCGTCGCGCCGACTCTGATGACCAGGCGGATCGACGCGGGGCGCGTCTTCGGATGGTTCCTCGCCGCCACGGGAATCCTGCTGTTCGCCATCTTTCCCGCGAACGTCTTCCCCGTATGCTACGTCGAGGGGGTTGGCCTGACGCCGTTCAAGAAGGCGAGCGAATACATCATCTGCCTCACCCTGGCCGCGGCCATCGTGCTGCTGCTGCGACAGCGGCGGTTTTTCGACCCCGGAGTCCTGCGGCTGCTCGTGGGGTCCATCGCTGCGGCCATTGTCTGCGAGCTGGCCTTCACCTTCTACGTCGGCGTCTACGACCTTTCCAACCTGACCGGTCACTTCTTCAAGATCATCTCGTTTACGCTGACCTACAAGGCCATTGTCGAGACCGGCCTCGTGAAACCCTACAACCTGCTGTTTCGGGATCTGAAACTCGGTGAAGCGGCCCTGCGCGCCGCCAACGACCAGCTCGAAAACAAAGTGCGCGCCCGCACCGCCGAGCTCAGTGAAGCCAATGAGGCGCTGGCATCGGAAGTTGTTGAGCGCAAGCAGGCCGAGGCGGCCCTGCGCCGAAGCGAGCTCAAGTACCGGGAGCTCGTGGAGCATGCCAACAGCATTATCCTGCGCCTGGACGCACAGGGGAAGATTCTCTTCTTCAATGAATTCGCCCAGAACTTTTTCGGTTTCCGCGAAGGCGAAATCCTCGGCAGGCAGGCCGTGGGAACGATCGTGCCGGAAACGGAGACCTCCGGTCGAGACCTCGCCTCGATGATGCGCCGCATGTTGTCCGACCCGGAAGTGTATTCGAGCAACGAATATGAAAACATGCGCAGAAACGGCGAGCGGGTGTGGGTGGCCTGGACGAACAAGGCGATTCGCGACGGGAACGGCCGCATCGCGGAGATCCTGTGTATCGGCAACGACATCTCGGCGCGCAGACGCATCGAGGAAGAGCTCGAACGGAGCAACAGGGAATTGCAGGAATTCGCCTTCATCGCTTCCCACGATCTGAAGGAGCCGTTGCGCAAGGTCATGGCGTTCGGCGACCGATTGCACAGCCGGTTCGGCGAGCGGCTCGACGAGGACGGCCGCGATTACCTGGCCCGGATGCGCAAGGCGGCGTTCCGCATGCAGAACCTGATCGAATCGCTCCTCAACTATTCGCGCGTGACCACGAAGGCGGAGACTTTCTCCACCGTGGACCTGAACGTTCTGATCAAGGAAATTTTGAGCGACCTGGAGACCTCCATCGCGGAGAACGGCGTGCGCATCGAAGTCGAGCGGCTGCCGATCATCCAGGCGGATTCGAACCAAATGCGCCAGCTTTTTCAGAACCTCATCTCCAACGCCTTGAAGTACCATGGAACGGAAGCGCCCTTCGTCGGGATCCGCGGGAAGAAGGCCGCCCCGACGCCGGGCGGGACCGGATCGGGCGGACCTTCGTGGTATCAGGTCCTGGTGGAGGACAACGGTATCGGGTTCGATGAGAAATATCTCGACCGCATCTTCGCGCCTTTTCAGCGTCTGCACGGGCGGGACGCCTATGAAGGCACGGGAATGGGCCTGGCCATCTGCAGAAAGATCATGGAACGGCATGGCGGCACCCTCACGGCAAACAGCACGCCCGGGCGGGGCTCCACCTTCATCGTGACCCTTCCCGCCAGGTCGGTCCGCTCCGCCCCGTGA
- the istA gene encoding IS21 family transposase produces MVKRELWYEVQSRFKLKESKKSIARSLELSVQTVRSVLKQKAAPSYRRGPGKRTLLSPFEDHIHRRLAALGYCSRAIYEELVEQGYTGCYDTVRRFVQPLRKEAQTKATMRFETPPGRQAQVDWGQCWTLISGKRIKVHLFVMTLGYSRRLFAKATWDERLATFLACHEEAFEHFGGAAHELVYDNAKTVVVSRDVEGRNVKWNATFWDFSTYYGFRAWAHRPYRAQTKGKVESGVRYVKRFVRGKAFESMAHLNTLLGRWLATVADLRIHGTTHQRPIDLFEQERTLLLPTGAKPPYQVRERAVRYVARDCMVSFETNRYSVPLRFVGKPVEVQCANDRILIFHEGSLIVSHPCCTGKHQSLVDREHYTGIFYGIELPSVRMLAFDHALPLCSREEVEVRDLAFYERLAQEGGAS; encoded by the coding sequence ATGGTCAAGCGCGAACTTTGGTATGAGGTCCAGAGCCGGTTCAAGTTGAAGGAATCGAAGAAATCGATTGCCCGATCCCTGGAATTGAGTGTGCAAACGGTCCGAAGCGTTCTCAAGCAGAAGGCGGCTCCGAGCTACCGCCGGGGGCCGGGGAAGCGCACGCTGTTGTCCCCTTTCGAGGACCACATCCACAGGCGACTGGCGGCACTCGGCTACTGCTCCCGGGCGATTTACGAAGAGCTGGTGGAACAGGGGTACACCGGTTGTTACGACACGGTAAGACGCTTTGTTCAGCCTTTGCGCAAGGAAGCGCAGACAAAAGCCACGATGCGTTTTGAAACCCCGCCCGGACGGCAGGCGCAGGTGGACTGGGGGCAATGTTGGACCCTCATTTCGGGTAAGAGAATCAAGGTCCATCTGTTCGTCATGACCCTTGGCTACAGCCGGCGTCTTTTTGCGAAGGCGACCTGGGATGAGAGGCTTGCAACGTTTTTGGCTTGTCACGAGGAAGCGTTCGAGCACTTTGGGGGCGCCGCCCATGAGCTCGTCTACGATAACGCCAAAACGGTCGTGGTCTCGCGCGACGTCGAGGGACGAAACGTGAAGTGGAATGCGACCTTCTGGGACTTCAGCACCTACTACGGTTTCCGGGCCTGGGCCCATCGCCCCTACCGGGCTCAAACCAAGGGCAAGGTGGAATCGGGCGTGCGCTATGTCAAGCGTTTCGTGAGAGGCAAGGCCTTCGAATCCATGGCTCATCTGAACACGCTCCTTGGCCGGTGGCTGGCAACGGTTGCCGATCTGAGGATTCACGGCACAACCCATCAGCGTCCCATCGATCTTTTCGAGCAGGAACGGACTTTGCTCCTGCCCACCGGGGCCAAGCCCCCTTACCAGGTCCGGGAACGTGCCGTGCGCTATGTGGCCCGGGACTGCATGGTAAGCTTTGAAACCAACCGCTATTCGGTGCCGCTGCGGTTTGTGGGAAAACCGGTCGAGGTTCAGTGCGCAAACGATCGCATTCTGATTTTCCACGAGGGGAGTCTCATCGTGAGCCATCCTTGTTGCACGGGCAAACACCAGTCCCTGGTGGACCGGGAGCACTACACCGGGATCTTCTACGGCATCGAGCTTCCCTCGGTGCGCATGCTCGCCTTCGACCACGCTCTTCCCCTTTGCAGCCGGGAGGAGGTGGAAGTTCGAGACCTTGCCTTCTACGAGCGCCTCGCGCAGGAAGGAGGTGCCTCATGA
- a CDS encoding SAM-dependent methyltransferase, with product MDMWKFFNITHREHIICNPMNLEKLEQLIALLPLKPGARVLDIATGKGEFLIRLAERYRQMTGTGVDLSPHCIADACTKHQERVPDARLQFLELDGAKYVPETMESFDLIACIGASWIYGGHRGTLNALRKMAAPESWIVVGEPYWRHEPEGEYLEAIGVARNDFGTHYQNVEVGRECGLEAVYTLVSSQDDWDRYEGLQWYAAETWASDHRDDPDVETVLKRVHESKRAYLRWGREALGWAIYVFRKGGAAHF from the coding sequence ATGGACATGTGGAAGTTCTTTAACATCACGCATCGGGAGCACATTATCTGCAATCCGATGAATCTTGAGAAACTCGAGCAGCTTATTGCGCTTCTGCCTCTGAAACCTGGGGCACGCGTGCTTGATATCGCCACGGGAAAGGGCGAGTTTCTCATCAGGCTTGCAGAGCGGTACCGACAAATGACGGGGACAGGAGTTGATTTGTCTCCCCACTGCATTGCCGATGCCTGCACGAAGCATCAAGAGCGTGTTCCGGATGCCCGACTCCAATTCTTGGAGCTGGACGGCGCCAAGTATGTCCCCGAAACCATGGAGAGCTTTGATCTGATAGCCTGCATCGGTGCGAGTTGGATTTACGGCGGGCATCGAGGGACGTTGAACGCGCTGCGGAAGATGGCAGCCCCGGAAAGTTGGATCGTTGTGGGAGAGCCGTACTGGCGGCATGAACCGGAAGGAGAGTATTTGGAAGCGATCGGAGTGGCACGGAACGACTTCGGAACACATTATCAGAATGTGGAGGTCGGGCGAGAGTGCGGATTGGAGGCGGTCTACACACTCGTAAGCAGCCAGGATGACTGGGATAGATATGAAGGGTTGCAGTGGTATGCTGCGGAAACCTGGGCGAGTGATCATCGGGACGATCCGGATGTGGAGACCGTGCTGAAGCGAGTGCATGAGAGTAAGAGAGCGTATCTGAGGTGGGGACGAGAAGCGCTGGGGTGGGCGATTTATGTGTTCAGAAAGGGGGGTGCGGCACATTTCTAG
- a CDS encoding acyl-CoA thioesterase, with amino-acid sequence MEALLKDFPVVAEIETAWGEMDAMRHLNNVVYFRYFETARVRYAERAGMWDHMEKTGIGPILHSTRCRYKIPLTYPDTVYVGTRVVKMEKDRVVMDYTLVSGRLRKVAATGEAVIVSIDYRSGRKVPLPEEWRRRILEIEGPALPG; translated from the coding sequence ATGGAAGCCTTGCTGAAGGATTTTCCCGTGGTTGCGGAGATTGAGACGGCGTGGGGTGAAATGGACGCCATGCGGCACCTGAACAACGTGGTGTATTTCCGGTACTTCGAGACCGCCCGGGTCCGGTACGCCGAGCGGGCGGGGATGTGGGACCACATGGAGAAGACCGGCATCGGGCCGATCCTCCACTCCACCCGCTGCCGCTACAAGATCCCGCTCACCTATCCCGACACGGTTTACGTGGGAACCCGCGTGGTCAAAATGGAAAAGGACCGGGTGGTCATGGACTACACCCTGGTGAGCGGCCGTCTGCGGAAGGTCGCGGCCACGGGAGAAGCGGTGATCGTCTCCATCGACTACCGGAGCGGCAGGAAGGTTCCCCTCCCCGAGGAATGGCGCCGCCGCATCCTCGAAATCGAAGGCCCCGCCCTGCCGGGTTGA
- a CDS encoding TMEM43 family protein gives MADEDSITEVTQGPGGGFSGGDTYTEVTRQSLPSKIGSSFGGLFFGLILVIAGIVLLFWNEGRTVKTHRALEEGAAAVVPAGPETVNAVNQGKLVHMTGQADADATLADPEFGISARALRLKRSVEMYQWKEDEKSESQKNSDGSTTKRTTYSYRKVWSSSRIDSSRFKKQENHSNPAAMPYREKVFDARTRFGAFTLPPTLVAKIPGEEDLPVPDSPATVPASLQGKARVHEGAWYIGQNLQEPAVGDVKVRFRIKKPGTVSVIAKQWGNTFEPYITKNGREIELVAAGAQSPETMFAHAVDENKTLSWILRGVGFLVVFIGLLLVLNPFVVLLDAFSFLGNIFVLGSLVQGIQGLVAAGIFVVSLVLGLILALVTIAIAWMFYRPLLAVLLIAVAVGLLFGMRFLPRRGKIAQQGAAA, from the coding sequence ATGGCTGACGAAGACAGCATCACTGAAGTAACGCAGGGACCCGGCGGCGGGTTTTCCGGAGGCGACACGTACACGGAAGTCACCAGGCAGTCTCTGCCGAGCAAGATCGGAAGCTCGTTTGGCGGGTTGTTTTTCGGCCTGATCCTGGTGATTGCCGGGATCGTTCTGCTTTTCTGGAACGAGGGACGAACGGTCAAAACGCATCGCGCCCTTGAAGAAGGCGCGGCGGCGGTGGTGCCCGCCGGCCCCGAAACCGTCAACGCGGTCAACCAGGGGAAACTGGTGCACATGACGGGGCAGGCCGACGCCGACGCGACTCTGGCCGATCCCGAATTCGGAATCTCGGCCAGGGCGCTCCGGCTCAAACGCAGTGTCGAGATGTACCAGTGGAAGGAAGACGAAAAATCGGAAAGCCAGAAGAACTCCGACGGCAGCACGACCAAGCGCACGACCTATTCCTACCGGAAAGTGTGGTCGAGCTCTCGCATCGATTCGTCCCGCTTCAAGAAACAGGAAAACCATTCGAACCCGGCCGCCATGCCGTACCGGGAGAAGGTTTTCGATGCCCGGACGCGTTTTGGAGCGTTCACGCTGCCGCCCACTTTGGTCGCGAAGATCCCGGGGGAGGAGGATCTCCCCGTTCCGGATTCCCCGGCGACGGTGCCTGCCTCGCTCCAGGGAAAGGCGAGAGTGCACGAGGGCGCCTGGTACATCGGTCAAAACCTCCAGGAACCGGCCGTGGGCGACGTCAAGGTCAGGTTCCGGATCAAGAAGCCCGGAACCGTCAGCGTGATCGCGAAGCAATGGGGCAACACCTTCGAACCCTACATCACGAAAAACGGGAGAGAGATCGAGCTGGTCGCCGCGGGAGCCCAGAGCCCCGAAACGATGTTCGCCCACGCCGTGGACGAAAACAAAACCCTCAGCTGGATTTTGAGAGGTGTGGGATTTCTGGTGGTTTTCATCGGGCTGCTCCTGGTCCTGAACCCGTTTGTGGTGCTGCTGGACGCTTTCAGTTTTCTGGGCAACATTTTCGTGCTGGGGAGCCTCGTGCAAGGCATCCAGGGGCTTGTGGCCGCCGGGATATTCGTGGTCTCCCTGGTGCTCGGTCTCATCCTGGCGCTTGTCACCATCGCCATCGCATGGATGTTCTACCGTCCGCTCCTGGCGGTGCTGCTCATTGCCGTCGCGGTGGGCTTGCTTTTCGGGATGCGATTCCTTCCGCGACGCGGCAAGATCGCGCAGCAAGGCGCCGCGGCGTGA
- the istB gene encoding IS21-like element helper ATPase IstB, translating into MSSTQLVRIQERLKHLKLYRINEQLESRLEEASRGNVSYGDFLDQLLDEEVSAKKEKNISMRTSMARFPFVKTLESFDFAFQPSIDKKRINELAACRFIANGENVILLGPPGVGKTHLAVALGIKAVTEGYRTHFTQAMPLVASLTKAYAENRIEERLKFYCQPKLLIIDEIGYIPIDRHGAHLFFQLISRRYERGALIVTSNRSFGQWNEIFGDTVIATAILDRILHHSTTVNIKGNSYRLKEKVKAGLLQSPELEQT; encoded by the coding sequence ATGAGCAGCACGCAACTCGTTCGCATTCAGGAACGCCTCAAGCATCTCAAACTCTACCGGATCAACGAACAACTCGAGAGTCGGCTGGAAGAAGCTTCCCGGGGCAACGTGAGTTACGGCGACTTTCTCGATCAACTCCTCGACGAGGAGGTTTCGGCCAAGAAGGAGAAGAACATTTCCATGCGGACCTCGATGGCCCGGTTCCCCTTCGTCAAGACCCTGGAGAGCTTCGACTTCGCCTTCCAACCCTCCATCGACAAGAAACGGATCAATGAACTGGCCGCCTGTCGTTTCATTGCCAACGGCGAAAACGTCATCCTGCTGGGACCGCCGGGCGTGGGCAAAACTCACCTGGCCGTGGCCCTCGGGATCAAGGCGGTGACCGAGGGATACCGTACCCATTTCACCCAGGCGATGCCCCTGGTCGCCTCCCTGACCAAGGCCTATGCGGAAAACCGCATCGAGGAGCGGCTCAAATTCTACTGCCAACCCAAACTGCTCATCATCGACGAAATCGGCTATATCCCCATTGACCGGCATGGAGCCCATCTGTTCTTTCAGCTCATTTCTCGGCGCTATGAGCGCGGCGCGCTGATCGTCACCTCCAATCGCAGCTTCGGCCAGTGGAATGAAATCTTCGGCGACACGGTGATCGCCACCGCCATCCTGGACCGCATCCTGCATCATTCCACAACGGTCAACATCAAAGGCAACTCGTACCGGCTCAAAGAAAAGGTCAAAGCCGGACTTCTTCAAAGCCCCGAACTGGAGCAAACGTGA